In Cystobacter ferrugineus, the DNA window GCGTCCAGTTCACCCCGGATCTGATGCCGAGCGACATCCTCGGCACCCACGTCTTCCGGCCCCAGGAGGGCGCCTTCCAGCTCATGAAGGGCCCCATCTTCACCGAGGTGCTGGTGGCCGATGAGATCAACCGCACCCCGCCCAAGACGCAGTCCGCGCTCCTGGAGGCCATGGAGGAGCGCCAGGTCACCCTCGAGGGCACCGCGCACGCGCTGCCCCCGCACTTCTTCGTGGTGGCCACGCAGAACCCGCTGGAGCTCGAGGGCACCTACCCCCTGCCCGAGGCCCAGCTCGACCGTTTCCTGATGCGGGTGCGCGTGGGCTACCCGCCGCCCGAGGCGGAGCTGGACATGGTGCGCGCCTTCCACCAGCGCCAGGGCCGCGCGCCCCAGGTGGAGCGGGTGCTGGACACGCCCGCGCTGCTGGAGTTGCAGGACCGCGCGGCGGCCGTGGCCTGTGACGACTCCATCCTCGACTACACGGTGCGCCTCATCCGCGAGACGCGCGCCAACCCCCGCGTGCGCCTGGGGGCGTCGCCGCGCTCGGCGCAGGCCCTGCTGGCGGCGGCCAAGGCCCGCGCGGCCCTTCACGGCCGCGACTTCGTCACCCCGGACGAGGTGAAGGCCGTCTGCCCGAGCGTCCTCAACCACCGCCTGCTGCTCAAGGCGGAGGCGGAGGTGGAGGGCCTCACCGCGGATGACGTGCTCCGCCACACGCTGGAGCGCGTCCAGGTTCCCCGGTGAGCGCCGGCCGGCCCGTCCCCACGGGACTCGCCGTGGCCCTCGTCGCGCTCGCCCTGGTGCCCGCGGCGCTCGCCGTGGCGGGGGATGTCTTCCTCTGGCTCGCGCTCGCCCTGGACGGGGCGGTGCTCGCGCTGTGCGTGGGAGACTTTCTCGCCGCGCCGCGCGCCTCGGACGTGGCGGTGCGGCGCGAGGTGGAGCCCGTGCTCTCCTCGGGCGTCGCCCAGACGGTGCGCCTGGTGGTGGAGTCACGCGGCGCGCGGGCCCTGCGCGGACGGGTGCGCGACGAAGTGCCCCCCGGCGTGGAGGTGCGTGGGCACGAGCAGCCCTTCTCCCTCACCCCCGAGACGCCGTCCGTCACCCTCCCCTACTCGCTCACGCCCCTCACGCGGGGAGACTTGCGCCTGGGGGACGTGCACCTGCGCCTGCTCGGGCCGCTGGGCCTGTGCGCTCGGCAGGTGCGCGTGTCCGCGGCCCAGGGCGTGAAGGTGTACCCGGACCTCACCGCCCTGTCGCGCGAGGCGCTCGCGCTCACCCTCGCCTCGGATGCGCCCGCCGAACGGCTCCTGCGCCGCTCCGCCGAGGGCCGTGAATTCGAATCCCTGCGCGAGTACCGCCCGGGTGACGACTACCGCTCGGTGGACTGGAAGGCGACGGCGCGGCGGGGCCGCACCACCGTGCGCGTGTACCAGCCCGAGCGCAACCAGCCCGTCCTCCTGATGCTCGACTGCGGGCGCCACATGGCGGGCCGCGTGGAGGGCCGGCGCAAGCTCGACCATGCGGTGGACGCGGCGCTGCGTCTGGCCAAGGTGAGCCTGGACGCGGGGGACCTGGTGGGCGTGCTCGCCTTCGCCAGCGACGTGCGCGCGAGCCTCCCTCCGCGCAAGGGCCACGAGCACCTGCGCCTCATCACCGAGTCGCTCTACCGCGCCGAGGCGGCCCTCGAGGAGAGCGACTACGGGCGCGCCTATGACTTCGCCTTCGCGCGCTCCTCGCGCCGCTCGCTGGTGGTGCTCTTCACGGACCTGGTGGATCCGGACGCATCGGGCACTCTGCTCTCGCGCACGCTGGCCCTGCGCCCCCGGCACCTGCCCGTGGTGGCCTCGCTGCTGGACGAGGATCTCCAGACGGCCGCCACCGCGATTCCAGACTCCGTGCCGGATGCCTACGCGCGCCAGGCCGCCGCGCGCCTGGAGGAGGACTACCAGCGCACCGCCCTCACCCTGCGCGACGCGGGAGCGCTCGTCGTGCGCGCCTCGGCGCGAGGCTTTGGCGCCGCCGCCGTCAATACCTATCTCCACGTGAAGGCCCGGGGACTGCTGTAGCGCCGTGTGCCCCATGACTGGAGTCCGGCCGGTATGAGCACCGACTCGCTGCGAGCCCTCTGGGCGGGCCTGCTGCTCGCCACTGCCCTGATGTCCACCGGCTGTGCGTCTCAGCCACCACCTGGAAGGAACCTGCGCTACACGCCGCGCGAGGCCCTGGGGCCTGCGTTGGCGGAAGAGCCGCGCGAGGAGTTTGCGCATCCCCTCGCGTCACGACCACCCGCCCCGTCCAAGCCCGGCGCTTCAGCACTACTGAACCGTCGCCGGGGCTCCCAGGAGACAGTGACGGCAGTGGGCCCTGACAGCGCCAAGGGGACTACGAGGCAGAACGCCCTCGCGGCCCAACTGGCGTTTCGCGGTGCCATTGGCGACGTGTCCGGCTCCATGCGCAGCGTCTCTGGAGCTCTCTCCAGACTCAAGGCAAGCCACCTGGGTGCGGGCCCTTTCGGGCGCTATGTCGACTATGGCGAACGTCAACGACAGTGGATTGACGCCGAACTCGCCACCGCCACCCGGCTGGCCAACACCGCCTCGGAGGTGGAGGACCCGGACATGCAGCTTGCCCTCCTCCGCCTCGCTGGCCCACGGCTCGAAGCCGCGATGATGGGCTCTCTCCTGCTTGA includes these proteins:
- a CDS encoding AAA family ATPase, which codes for MPSPSPASVSSLDRLLRALSGTVLGQAHVVADLVTAFLARGHVLLEGVPGVAKTLTARSMASALGLGFTRVQFTPDLMPSDILGTHVFRPQEGAFQLMKGPIFTEVLVADEINRTPPKTQSALLEAMEERQVTLEGTAHALPPHFFVVATQNPLELEGTYPLPEAQLDRFLMRVRVGYPPPEAELDMVRAFHQRQGRAPQVERVLDTPALLELQDRAAAVACDDSILDYTVRLIRETRANPRVRLGASPRSAQALLAAAKARAALHGRDFVTPDEVKAVCPSVLNHRLLLKAEAEVEGLTADDVLRHTLERVQVPR
- a CDS encoding DUF58 domain-containing protein, which codes for MSAGRPVPTGLAVALVALALVPAALAVAGDVFLWLALALDGAVLALCVGDFLAAPRASDVAVRREVEPVLSSGVAQTVRLVVESRGARALRGRVRDEVPPGVEVRGHEQPFSLTPETPSVTLPYSLTPLTRGDLRLGDVHLRLLGPLGLCARQVRVSAAQGVKVYPDLTALSREALALTLASDAPAERLLRRSAEGREFESLREYRPGDDYRSVDWKATARRGRTTVRVYQPERNQPVLLMLDCGRHMAGRVEGRRKLDHAVDAALRLAKVSLDAGDLVGVLAFASDVRASLPPRKGHEHLRLITESLYRAEAALEESDYGRAYDFAFARSSRRSLVVLFTDLVDPDASGTLLSRTLALRPRHLPVVASLLDEDLQTAATAIPDSVPDAYARQAAARLEEDYQRTALTLRDAGALVVRASARGFGAAAVNTYLHVKARGLL